One window from the genome of Anopheles merus strain MAF chromosome 3R, AmerM5.1, whole genome shotgun sequence encodes:
- the LOC121596722 gene encoding sodium/potassium-transporting ATPase subunit beta-2-like: protein MPAEKRSSQPRIVRTYEFPTKPEKQTLGQYLYNSQDGKILGRTSKGWAQLLFFYACFYTVLAALFAICMQGLLVTLNHQYPKWQLDESRIGTNPGVSYRPQPVEAEGINSIQYVAANKSDVAVWVNMLNDFLAPYADHTLLPGGGKNQVICDFNTPPTAGNVCAFDVKNLGPCSAAVGYSYNRSAPCIFIKLNRIYGWQPEFYEDVDDLPTDMPDDLASHIRSLPAPDRRQVWVTCKELTATDENQLGPIEYLPSQGFPAYYYPYMNIDGYLSPLVAVHLARPKPKTTISIECRAWAKNIIYRGGSRDRAGSVQLFLRID, encoded by the exons ATGCCTGCAGAAAAGCGCTCTAGTCAACCGCGGATCGTACGGACGTACGAGTTTCCAACGAAACCCGAAAAGCAGACGCTCGGCCAgtatctctacaactcgcaggaTGGCAAAATTCTTGGCCGCACGTCCAAAGGCTGGG CTCAGCTACTGTTCTTCTATGCCTGCTTCTACACCGTTCTGGCGGCACTGTTCGCCATCTGTATGCAGGGACTGCTGGTCACGCTGAACCATCAATACCCGAAGTGGCAGCTGGATGAGTCGCGCATCGGTACCAACCCTGGCGTGAGCTATCGCCCTCAACCGGTAGAAGCGGAAGGCATCAATAGCATCCAGTATGTGGCGGCCAACAAATCGGACGTTGCGGTGTGGGTCAACATGCTCAACGATTTTCTGGCAC CGTACGCGGATCATACATTGCTGCCCGGAGGTGGCAAGAATCAGGTGATCTGTGACTTCAACACTCCACCAACGGCCGGCAACGTGTGTGCCTTCGATGTGAAGAACCTTGGCCCGTGTTCGGCAGCGGTAGGATACAGCTACAACCGATCGGcgccttgcattttcatcaagcTCAACAGA ATTTATGGCTGGCAGCCCGAGTTCTATGAAGACGTCGACGATCTGCCCACCGACATGCCCGACGATCTGGCGTCTCACATTCGTTCGCTGCCTGCTCCGGACCGGCGCCAGGTGTGGGTGACGTGCAAGGAACTTACCGCCACTGACGAAAACCAGCTCGGACCGATCGAATACCTGCCGAGCCAAGGTTTCCCAGCGTACTACTACCCATACATGAACATCGACGGCTATCTGAGCCCACTCGTCGCCGTACATCTTGCCCGACCGAAGC CGAAAACGACCATCAGCATCGAGTGCCGTGCCTGGGCGAAAAACATTATCTACCGCGGGGGTAGTCGCGATCGGGCCGGGTCGGTGCAGCTATTCCTGCGTATTGATTAG
- the LOC121596052 gene encoding sodium/potassium-transporting ATPase subunit beta-2-like isoform X2 yields the protein MPKPVEEPFDQFQQYYRTPNNRSTAKSFQLFLWNSEEGAIFGRTPSSWSKIGIFYIVFYSVLAALVAVCMWVFFQTLDPRIPKWQMDQSLIGTNPGLGFRPLPSEDNVESTLIWYKGTDEKNYKMWTDALDDFLQDYRTPGQVSGRGQNIYNCDYNQPPPKGMVCDVDIKQYGPCTLENHYNYHKSAPCIFLKLNKIYGWVPEFYNESSSLPSNMPTDLKEYIKEKEQKELHTMNTVWVSCEGENAADIENVGQIQYYPRRGFPGYYYPYENSEGYLSPLVAVHFERPVRGIIINIECKAWAHNIKHDRHERMGTVHFELMID from the exons ATGCCGAAGCCAGTAGAAGAACCGTTCGACCAGTTCCAGCAGTATTACCGAACACCGAACAATCGGAGTACGGCGAAGAGCTTTCAGCTGTTCCTATGGAATTCAGAAGAAGGAGCCATCTTTGGACGCACGCCGTCTAGTTGGT CCAAGATCGGCATCTTTTACATCGTCTTCTACAGCGTCCTAGCCGCGCTCGTGGCCGTCTGCATGTGGGTCTTCTTCCAGACGCTGGATCCCCGCATTCCGAAATGGCAAATGGACCAGTCGCTGATCGGTACCAATCCAG GATTGGGCTTCCGTCCGCTACCGTCGGAGGATAACGTCGAGAGCACGCTGATCTGGTACAAGGGCACGGACGAGAAGAACTACAAGATGTGGACGGACGCGTTGGACGATTTTCTGCAAG ATTATCGAACTCCCGGACAGGTATCGGGCCGTGGTCAGAACATCTACAACTGCGACTACAACCAGCCTCCGCCGAAGGGTATGGTGTGCGACGTGGACATCAAGCAGTACGGACCGTGCACGCTGGAGAACCACTACAACTACCACAAGAGCGCACCGTGCATATTCCTGAAGCTGAACAAAATCTATGGCTGGGTGCCAGAGTTCTACAACGAGTCGAGCAGCCTGCCCTCGAACATGCCAACCGATCTGAAAGAGTACATCAAGGAGAAGGAACAGAAGGAACTGCACACG ATGAACACTGTGTGGGTTTCGTGCGAGGGTGAAAACGCAGCCGACATTGAGAACGTGGGCCAGATCCAGTACTATCCGCGGCGCGGATTCCCCGGCTACTACTACCCGTACGAGAACTCGGAGGGTTATCTGAGCCCGCTGGTTGCGGTGCACTTCGAGCGGCCTGTTC GTggaatcatcatcaacattgaGTGCAAAGCTTGGGCCCACAACATCAAGCACGACAGACACGAACGGATGGGAACGGTCCACTTCGAGCTGATGATTGACTAA
- the LOC121596052 gene encoding sodium/potassium-transporting ATPase subunit beta-2-like isoform X1: MSKSRSPATTSVPEPEHETFMRRKPDPIPFHRFLYNSDKGTVLGRNATSWAKIGIFYIVFYSVLAALVAVCMWVFFQTLDPRIPKWQMDQSLIGTNPGLGFRPLPSEDNVESTLIWYKGTDEKNYKMWTDALDDFLQDYRTPGQVSGRGQNIYNCDYNQPPPKGMVCDVDIKQYGPCTLENHYNYHKSAPCIFLKLNKIYGWVPEFYNESSSLPSNMPTDLKEYIKEKEQKELHTMNTVWVSCEGENAADIENVGQIQYYPRRGFPGYYYPYENSEGYLSPLVAVHFERPVRGIIINIECKAWAHNIKHDRHERMGTVHFELMID; encoded by the exons ATGTCCAAGTCCCGATCGCCGGCTACAACCTCCGTACCGGAGCCCGAGCATGAAACGTTCATGCGTAGGAAACCGGATCCGATTCCGTTCCACCGTTTCCTCTACAACTCCGACAAGGGTACGGTCCTCGGTCGCAACGCAACGTCCTGGG CCAAGATCGGCATCTTTTACATCGTCTTCTACAGCGTCCTAGCCGCGCTCGTGGCCGTCTGCATGTGGGTCTTCTTCCAGACGCTGGATCCCCGCATTCCGAAATGGCAAATGGACCAGTCGCTGATCGGTACCAATCCAG GATTGGGCTTCCGTCCGCTACCGTCGGAGGATAACGTCGAGAGCACGCTGATCTGGTACAAGGGCACGGACGAGAAGAACTACAAGATGTGGACGGACGCGTTGGACGATTTTCTGCAAG ATTATCGAACTCCCGGACAGGTATCGGGCCGTGGTCAGAACATCTACAACTGCGACTACAACCAGCCTCCGCCGAAGGGTATGGTGTGCGACGTGGACATCAAGCAGTACGGACCGTGCACGCTGGAGAACCACTACAACTACCACAAGAGCGCACCGTGCATATTCCTGAAGCTGAACAAAATCTATGGCTGGGTGCCAGAGTTCTACAACGAGTCGAGCAGCCTGCCCTCGAACATGCCAACCGATCTGAAAGAGTACATCAAGGAGAAGGAACAGAAGGAACTGCACACG ATGAACACTGTGTGGGTTTCGTGCGAGGGTGAAAACGCAGCCGACATTGAGAACGTGGGCCAGATCCAGTACTATCCGCGGCGCGGATTCCCCGGCTACTACTACCCGTACGAGAACTCGGAGGGTTATCTGAGCCCGCTGGTTGCGGTGCACTTCGAGCGGCCTGTTC GTggaatcatcatcaacattgaGTGCAAAGCTTGGGCCCACAACATCAAGCACGACAGACACGAACGGATGGGAACGGTCCACTTCGAGCTGATGATTGACTAA